A genomic window from Salvia miltiorrhiza cultivar Shanhuang (shh) chromosome 5, IMPLAD_Smil_shh, whole genome shotgun sequence includes:
- the LOC130985714 gene encoding exo-alpha-bergamotene synthase-like isoform X3 has product MEEVRRSANLGASIWDDDHIQSLTSLYTGEKYVAEAEKLKNLVKIMIDETEDELDQLELIDSLQRLGLCNHFEDRIAKMLDNIYEAEKCRDDENMEKNLHITALRFRLLRQHGYHVPQEIFCSFMDDVGNFKASVCEDVRGVVSLYEASYLSVEGESLLDLAKDFSLNNLTRRIDKITEPRLAEQVKHALEVPRHWRVQRLEAKWYIQAYESRSSANLILVELAKLDFNMVQATHQQELKRISRWYKETGLPEKLGFARHRLAECFLWALGFAPKPHFGFSREILIKTGQLITIIDDMYDVYGTLEELQLFTNTIERWDINSLDNLPEYMRICFLAIFNFSNELAYHILRDQGFNVIPNMRKLWAELCRAYYLEARWFHSGYVPTTNEYLNTAWISISGPLLLFYAYFSTNAINNEELQSLEQYPGRNETRGCSEIRSVLHD; this is encoded by the exons ATGGAGGAGGTGAGGAGGTCAGCAAACCTTGGGGCAAGTATCTGGGATGACGATCACATTCAGTCTCTCACAAGTTTATACACG GGGGAAAAGTACGTAGCTGAAGCTGAGAAACTGAAAAATCTGGTGAAAATAATGATAGACGAAACCGAAGACGAGCTGGACCAACTTGAGCTTATCGACAGTCTGCAGAGGCTGGGTTTATGTAACCACTTCGAGGATCGAATAGCTAAGATGTTAGACAACATTTATGAGGCGGAAAAATGTCGAGACGATGAAAACATGGAAAAGAACTTGCACATCACAGCTCTCAGATTCAGACTTCTCAGACAACATGGATATCATGTTCCTCAAG AGATTTTCTGTAGTTTCATGGACGATGTAGGAAATTTCAAGGCCTCCGTATGTGAAGACGTGAGAGGAGTGGTATCTCTATATGAAGCTTCGTATTTATCCGTGGAAGGGGAAAGCTTACTGGATTTAGCCAAAGATTTCTCACTGAATAATCTTACTCGAAGAATCGACAAAATTACAGAGCCACGTCTAGCGGAGCAAGTGAAGCATGCTTTGGAGGTTCCTCGACACTGGAGAGTGCAGAGGCTAGAAGCCAAGTGGTACATTCAAGCTTACGAGAGTAGATCTTCAGCAAACCTTATCCTGGTTGAGCTGGCTAAGTTGGATTTTAACATGGTACAGGCAACACACCAGCAAGAGCTCAAGCGCATATCAAG ATGGTATAAAGAGACTGGTCTCCCGGAAAAGTTGGGGTTCGCCAGGCACCGATTGGCGGAGTGTTTCTTGTGGGCTTTGGGATTTGCTCCGAAGCCTCATTTTGGATTTTCCAGGGAGATTTTGATCAAAACTGGGCAGCTCATCACCATAATAGATGACATGTACGATGTATATGGAACCTTGGAAGAACTCCAATTGTTCACCAACACAATCGAGAG GTGGGATATTAATTCGCTGGACAACCTCCCAGAATATATGCGGATTTGTTTCTTAGCTATCTTCAATTTCTCGAATGAATTGGCTTATCATATTCTCAGGGATCAAGGTTTCAACGTTATCCCAAATATGAGGAAACTG TGGGCAGAACTGTGTAGAGCTTATTACTTAGAAGCGAGATGGTTTCACAGCGGATACGTCCCAACCACAAATGAGTACCTAAATACAGCATGGATTTCCATTTCGGGTCCTCTACTTCTATTTTATGCTTACTTCTCAACAAATGCTATAAACAACGAGGAACTACAGAGCCTAGAACAATATCCTG GACGAAATGAAACGAGGGGATGTTCCGAAATCCGTTCAGTGCTACATGATTGA
- the LOC130985714 gene encoding exo-alpha-bergamotene synthase-like isoform X2, whose protein sequence is MEEVRRSANLGASIWDDDHIQSLTSLYTGEKYVAEAEKLKNLVKIMIDETEDELDQLELIDSLQRLGLCNHFEDRIAKMLDNIYEAEKCRDDENMEKNLHITALRFRLLRQHGYHVPQEIFCSFMDDVGNFKASVCEDVRGVVSLYEASYLSVEGESLLDLAKDFSLNNLTRRIDKITEPRLAEQVKHALEVPRHWRVQRLEAKWYIQAYESRSSANLILVELAKLDFNMVQATHQQELKRISRWYKETGLPEKLGFARHRLAECFLWALGFAPKPHFGFSREILIKTGQLITIIDDMYDVYGTLEELQLFTNTIERWDINSLDNLPEYMRICFLAIFNFSNELAYHILRDQGFNVIPNMRKLWAELCRAYYLEARWFHSGYVPTTNEYLNTAWISISGPLLLFYAYFSTNAINNEELQSLEQYPGIIRWPSTVLRLTDDLGTSSDEMKRGDVPKSVQCYMIETGCSEEDARKHIKHLIEAALKRMNKEILMEKPLKDFSHIAMNLGRISLCMYQHGDGYGLPHSETKRNLVSLIVQPFPMP, encoded by the exons ATGGAGGAGGTGAGGAGGTCAGCAAACCTTGGGGCAAGTATCTGGGATGACGATCACATTCAGTCTCTCACAAGTTTATACACG GGGGAAAAGTACGTAGCTGAAGCTGAGAAACTGAAAAATCTGGTGAAAATAATGATAGACGAAACCGAAGACGAGCTGGACCAACTTGAGCTTATCGACAGTCTGCAGAGGCTGGGTTTATGTAACCACTTCGAGGATCGAATAGCTAAGATGTTAGACAACATTTATGAGGCGGAAAAATGTCGAGACGATGAAAACATGGAAAAGAACTTGCACATCACAGCTCTCAGATTCAGACTTCTCAGACAACATGGATATCATGTTCCTCAAG AGATTTTCTGTAGTTTCATGGACGATGTAGGAAATTTCAAGGCCTCCGTATGTGAAGACGTGAGAGGAGTGGTATCTCTATATGAAGCTTCGTATTTATCCGTGGAAGGGGAAAGCTTACTGGATTTAGCCAAAGATTTCTCACTGAATAATCTTACTCGAAGAATCGACAAAATTACAGAGCCACGTCTAGCGGAGCAAGTGAAGCATGCTTTGGAGGTTCCTCGACACTGGAGAGTGCAGAGGCTAGAAGCCAAGTGGTACATTCAAGCTTACGAGAGTAGATCTTCAGCAAACCTTATCCTGGTTGAGCTGGCTAAGTTGGATTTTAACATGGTACAGGCAACACACCAGCAAGAGCTCAAGCGCATATCAAG ATGGTATAAAGAGACTGGTCTCCCGGAAAAGTTGGGGTTCGCCAGGCACCGATTGGCGGAGTGTTTCTTGTGGGCTTTGGGATTTGCTCCGAAGCCTCATTTTGGATTTTCCAGGGAGATTTTGATCAAAACTGGGCAGCTCATCACCATAATAGATGACATGTACGATGTATATGGAACCTTGGAAGAACTCCAATTGTTCACCAACACAATCGAGAG GTGGGATATTAATTCGCTGGACAACCTCCCAGAATATATGCGGATTTGTTTCTTAGCTATCTTCAATTTCTCGAATGAATTGGCTTATCATATTCTCAGGGATCAAGGTTTCAACGTTATCCCAAATATGAGGAAACTG TGGGCAGAACTGTGTAGAGCTTATTACTTAGAAGCGAGATGGTTTCACAGCGGATACGTCCCAACCACAAATGAGTACCTAAATACAGCATGGATTTCCATTTCGGGTCCTCTACTTCTATTTTATGCTTACTTCTCAACAAATGCTATAAACAACGAGGAACTACAGAGCCTAGAACAATATCCTGGTATTATTCGTTGGCCATCCACGGTTCTTCGTTTGACAGATGACTTGGGAACTTCATCC GACGAAATGAAACGAGGGGATGTTCCGAAATCCGTTCAGTGCTACATGATTGAAACAGGATGCTCTGAGGAGGATGCTCGCAAGCACATAAAGCATTTGATCGAGGCGGCACTGAAGCGCATGAACAAAGAGATACTAATGGAGAAGCCCTTGAAGGATTTCAGCCACATTGCCATGAATCTTGGGCGAATCTCACTCTGCATGTATCAACACGGAGATGGCTACGGCCTTCCCCATTCCGAAACCAAGAGAAATTTGGTCTCTCTCATCGTTCAACCCTTCCCTATGCCCTGA
- the LOC130985714 gene encoding exo-alpha-bergamotene synthase-like isoform X1, whose protein sequence is MEEVRRSANLGASIWDDDHIQSLTSLYTGEKYVAEAEKLKNLVKIMIDETEDELDQLELIDSLQRLGLCNHFEDRIAKMLDNIYEAEKCRDDENMEKNLHITALRFRLLRQHGYHVPQEIFCSFMDDVGNFKASVCEDVRGVVSLYEASYLSVEGESLLDLAKDFSLNNLTRRIDKITEPRLAEQVKHALEVPRHWRVQRLEAKWYIQAYESRSSANLILVELAKLDFNMVQATHQQELKRISRWYKETGLPEKLGFARHRLAECFLWALGFAPKPHFGFSREILIKTGQLITIIDDMYDVYGTLEELQLFTNTIERWDINSLDNLPEYMRICFLAIFNFSNELAYHILRDQGFNVIPNMRKLWAELCRAYYLEARWFHSGYVPTTNEYLNTAWISISGPLLLFYAYFSTNAINNEELQSLEQYPGIIRWPSTVLRLTDDLGTSSVRKLYTYIRQYKQSLIIVIIKQDEMKRGDVPKSVQCYMIETGCSEEDARKHIKHLIEAALKRMNKEILMEKPLKDFSHIAMNLGRISLCMYQHGDGYGLPHSETKRNLVSLIVQPFPMP, encoded by the exons ATGGAGGAGGTGAGGAGGTCAGCAAACCTTGGGGCAAGTATCTGGGATGACGATCACATTCAGTCTCTCACAAGTTTATACACG GGGGAAAAGTACGTAGCTGAAGCTGAGAAACTGAAAAATCTGGTGAAAATAATGATAGACGAAACCGAAGACGAGCTGGACCAACTTGAGCTTATCGACAGTCTGCAGAGGCTGGGTTTATGTAACCACTTCGAGGATCGAATAGCTAAGATGTTAGACAACATTTATGAGGCGGAAAAATGTCGAGACGATGAAAACATGGAAAAGAACTTGCACATCACAGCTCTCAGATTCAGACTTCTCAGACAACATGGATATCATGTTCCTCAAG AGATTTTCTGTAGTTTCATGGACGATGTAGGAAATTTCAAGGCCTCCGTATGTGAAGACGTGAGAGGAGTGGTATCTCTATATGAAGCTTCGTATTTATCCGTGGAAGGGGAAAGCTTACTGGATTTAGCCAAAGATTTCTCACTGAATAATCTTACTCGAAGAATCGACAAAATTACAGAGCCACGTCTAGCGGAGCAAGTGAAGCATGCTTTGGAGGTTCCTCGACACTGGAGAGTGCAGAGGCTAGAAGCCAAGTGGTACATTCAAGCTTACGAGAGTAGATCTTCAGCAAACCTTATCCTGGTTGAGCTGGCTAAGTTGGATTTTAACATGGTACAGGCAACACACCAGCAAGAGCTCAAGCGCATATCAAG ATGGTATAAAGAGACTGGTCTCCCGGAAAAGTTGGGGTTCGCCAGGCACCGATTGGCGGAGTGTTTCTTGTGGGCTTTGGGATTTGCTCCGAAGCCTCATTTTGGATTTTCCAGGGAGATTTTGATCAAAACTGGGCAGCTCATCACCATAATAGATGACATGTACGATGTATATGGAACCTTGGAAGAACTCCAATTGTTCACCAACACAATCGAGAG GTGGGATATTAATTCGCTGGACAACCTCCCAGAATATATGCGGATTTGTTTCTTAGCTATCTTCAATTTCTCGAATGAATTGGCTTATCATATTCTCAGGGATCAAGGTTTCAACGTTATCCCAAATATGAGGAAACTG TGGGCAGAACTGTGTAGAGCTTATTACTTAGAAGCGAGATGGTTTCACAGCGGATACGTCCCAACCACAAATGAGTACCTAAATACAGCATGGATTTCCATTTCGGGTCCTCTACTTCTATTTTATGCTTACTTCTCAACAAATGCTATAAACAACGAGGAACTACAGAGCCTAGAACAATATCCTGGTATTATTCGTTGGCCATCCACGGTTCTTCGTTTGACAGATGACTTGGGAACTTCATCCGTAAGaaaactatatacatatattcgACAGTACAAACAATCTCTGATAATAGTGATAATTAAACAGGACGAAATGAAACGAGGGGATGTTCCGAAATCCGTTCAGTGCTACATGATTGAAACAGGATGCTCTGAGGAGGATGCTCGCAAGCACATAAAGCATTTGATCGAGGCGGCACTGAAGCGCATGAACAAAGAGATACTAATGGAGAAGCCCTTGAAGGATTTCAGCCACATTGCCATGAATCTTGGGCGAATCTCACTCTGCATGTATCAACACGGAGATGGCTACGGCCTTCCCCATTCCGAAACCAAGAGAAATTTGGTCTCTCTCATCGTTCAACCCTTCCCTATGCCCTGA